Proteins encoded in a region of the Labrus bergylta chromosome 9, fLabBer1.1, whole genome shotgun sequence genome:
- the LOC136179943 gene encoding small integral membrane protein 32-like: MLRQILLNSTDSSDFDLVLMAQSSTHAPASLNASHGGSVSVAALLRPTTARGGGGLREGELHKPDLITYIVMCLLLFLLVLLIVFFINCQLRNSFFASMPYDRSLREARTSYK, encoded by the coding sequence ATGCTGAGGCAGATCCTCCTCAACTCCACCGACTCCTCAGATTTCGACCTGGTGCTCATGGCCCAGTCCTCCACGCACGCCCCCGCCTCCCTGAACGCCTCCCACGGCGGCTCTGTGAGCGTGGCCGCCCTTCTGAGACCCACCACGGcgcgggggggaggggggctccGGGAGGGCGAGCTCCACAAACCGGACTTGATCACCTATATAGTCATGTGCCTGCTGCTTTTCCTCTTAGTGCTGCTCATTGTGTTCTTCATCAACTGCCAGCTCCGGAACTCTTTCTTCGCCTCCATGCCATATGACAGGTCACTGAGAGAGGCCCGGACCTCCTACAAGTAG